Proteins from one Embleya scabrispora genomic window:
- a CDS encoding HNH endonuclease, with product MAGTPGAWVGSNRRNRLPTDWAARCAAVYARDGHTCHVCGRDGADQIDHIRPGDDHSLTNLAPIHDDPCHRAKSSREGIRAAAARRALGRHPEEPHPGIRS from the coding sequence ATGGCCGGCACCCCCGGAGCCTGGGTCGGCAGCAACCGCCGCAACCGCCTCCCCACCGACTGGGCCGCCCGCTGCGCCGCCGTCTACGCCCGCGACGGCCACACCTGCCACGTCTGCGGCCGGGACGGCGCCGACCAGATCGACCACATCCGACCCGGCGACGACCACAGCCTCACCAACCTCGCCCCCATCCACGACGACCCCTGCCACCGCGCCAAGTCCAGCCGCGAAGGCATCCGCGCCGCCGCCGCCCGCCGCGCATTGGGACGCCATCCCGAGGAACCCCACCCCGGCATCCGGAGCTGA